ACTTGAATTTGTGGCCTTCCTCTTAGGCGGAATCAACTTCATCACGACCACCATGAACAGCCGTGCGCCGGGCATGAAGTGGTATGACATTCCCATTGTGGTCTGGATGATCGTCATCGCGAGCATCCTCTTCATGCTGTCGGTGGGGCCGCTTCTTGCCGGTGCAGTGATGCTACTGTTCGACCAGACGCTGGGGACTGGGTTCTACGATCCGGCCCGGGGCGGTGACCCGATCCTCTGGCAGCATCTCTTCTGGTTCTTCGGTCACCCGGAAGTGTATGTCGTGCTCCTTCCGGCAATCGGCATCACGGTCGAGGTCATGGCGACCTTCGCCCGGAAGAAGATCTTCGGATACAAGCTGGTTCTGTACACAGCCGTCGCGACGGGTGTACTGAGCTTCTTTGTCTGGGCCCACCATCAGTTCATCGCCGGCATCGACCCGCGCATGGCGAACGTCTTCACGATCACCACGCTTCTGATTTCCGTGCCGATCGCAGAGATGCTCTTCGTGATGATCGCGACGTTGTACGGAGGTTCGATCAGGTTGACTACCCCGATGCTCTGGGCGCTCGCCTTCATGGCCGAGTTCCTCATTGGAGGCGTGACGGGAATCTTCCTCGGTGCCAGCGGCGCGGATATCTACTTCCACGACACCTATTTCGTTCTGGCGCACTTCCACTACACGTTCTTCCCGATCGCGATTATCGGATCGTTCTGCGCCTTCACGTATTGGTTCCCGAAGATGTTCGGGAAGATGATGAACGATACCCTGGGCAAGATTCACTTCTGGGGTACGGTCATTCCGTTCAACTTCATCTTCATCCCGCTTTTCGTGCTCGGGATGGGTGGCCAGCACCGTCGCATCTACAACTATCAGCACTTCCCAGAGCTCGCGTCTGCGGAGATGTACAACCTCCGTGAGATCGCGACCTACGCTCTGTTGGTCATGCTCACCTTCCAGCTGGTCTTCTTCTTCAACTGCATCAAGAGTTGGATGAACGGAAAAGCGGCGGGTAGGAACCCATGGCAGTCCAACACATTGGAGTGGACCACCGAATCGCCACCGCCGCACGGCAACTGGCCAGTCGATGAGATGCCGAATGTGTACCGGGGCCCGTACGAGTACGCGCATCCGGATCGTGAAGAGGATTACTGGCCCCAGAACGAACCATCCTGATGAAACCCATCGCAACTACCCGTAGCGCGACAGGCGTTCCGACAGGTCGTTTGGCTGTCTGGTGGCTACTCGCCTCAGAAGTCGTGATTTTTGGTGGTCTGCTCGGTGCCTATCTCATGATGAGATTAGGACATCCCGAGTGGGCAGACGCCGCGATGCACACGAACACATGGATCGGGGCTACCAACACCTTCGTGCTGCTTACGTCCAGCTTTACGGCGGTGCTTGCGCACCAAGCCGCGGAGAAAGGCGACGGTAAGAAGGCAGCTGGGCTGCTCGTCCTGACGATCGGGGGGGCGCTGACCTTCCTGGCCATCAAGTCGTTCGAGTGGTACACCGAGATCTCTCACGGCTACACGATCACGGCGAACAACTTTTGGTCGTTTTACTACACGGCTGCGGGCCTGCACGCGCTCCACGTGATCGCGGGTGCGATCATCATGGGCTTCGTGGCGTGGGATGCATTTCGTGGAAAAGAGCTGCAACGAGTCGAGTTGATCGGGATCTATTGGCACTTCGTCGATGTGGTCTGGATCTTCCTGTTCCCACTTCTCTACATCGCGAAGTAGGGGGCCGATATGTCTGAAGAAAACCAGAACCAAGGTGACGACGGCCAGCACGATGGGGGCCACCACGTCAACTACGCAAAGATCTATGTGATCTTG
This is a stretch of genomic DNA from Longimicrobiales bacterium. It encodes these proteins:
- a CDS encoding cbb3-type cytochrome c oxidase subunit I; protein product: LEFVAFLLGGINFITTTMNSRAPGMKWYDIPIVVWMIVIASILFMLSVGPLLAGAVMLLFDQTLGTGFYDPARGGDPILWQHLFWFFGHPEVYVVLLPAIGITVEVMATFARKKIFGYKLVLYTAVATGVLSFFVWAHHQFIAGIDPRMANVFTITTLLISVPIAEMLFVMIATLYGGSIRLTTPMLWALAFMAEFLIGGVTGIFLGASGADIYFHDTYFVLAHFHYTFFPIAIIGSFCAFTYWFPKMFGKMMNDTLGKIHFWGTVIPFNFIFIPLFVLGMGGQHRRIYNYQHFPELASAEMYNLREIATYALLVMLTFQLVFFFNCIKSWMNGKAAGRNPWQSNTLEWTTESPPPHGNWPVDEMPNVYRGPYEYAHPDREEDYWPQNEPS
- a CDS encoding cytochrome c oxidase subunit 3 — encoded protein: MKPIATTRSATGVPTGRLAVWWLLASEVVIFGGLLGAYLMMRLGHPEWADAAMHTNTWIGATNTFVLLTSSFTAVLAHQAAEKGDGKKAAGLLVLTIGGALTFLAIKSFEWYTEISHGYTITANNFWSFYYTAAGLHALHVIAGAIIMGFVAWDAFRGKELQRVELIGIYWHFVDVVWIFLFPLLYIAK